One window from the genome of Marinobacter sp. es.048 encodes:
- a CDS encoding SIR2 family protein, whose product MALNPEEFSLDTAIGTVWHDDDFLDDASKQLITSCLPEECDGRPHGEDELDILQLALSACDFLSDIRGSRIHWLSEEGQQFPHAVRKFIYHTALQFHQCDDVLPDGFLGPLAEFINQTNSHVATLNYDNLLYQPLIEREVLKGYSGALVDGFHRTGFNVDNMERLYSRNFGYYLHLHGSPLFIDRGNSTIKLNQCDLAEQTDTVSQHIVLTHFEHKPTVISGSEVLLSYWRKLAEAIGESEEVILVGYSGADDHLNAMIHNAANVPVRVVEWAGAGDEEARMEHWTETLASEVTLVRRENILEFQEW is encoded by the coding sequence ATGGCGCTTAATCCAGAAGAGTTTTCCTTGGATACAGCAATTGGAACCGTTTGGCACGACGACGACTTCCTCGACGACGCCAGTAAACAATTGATTACGAGTTGCCTTCCGGAAGAATGCGATGGAAGGCCGCATGGTGAAGACGAGCTAGATATTCTCCAACTAGCTCTCTCGGCATGTGATTTTTTGAGCGACATCCGGGGAAGTCGCATTCACTGGTTGAGTGAAGAGGGGCAGCAGTTTCCTCATGCCGTTCGAAAATTTATCTATCACACTGCGCTCCAATTTCATCAATGCGACGATGTTCTTCCAGACGGCTTTCTCGGACCGCTCGCAGAGTTCATCAACCAAACCAATTCTCATGTTGCCACGCTGAATTATGACAACCTTCTCTATCAGCCACTTATTGAGCGAGAGGTACTGAAAGGCTATAGCGGCGCTCTCGTAGATGGTTTTCACCGTACCGGATTTAATGTAGATAATATGGAGCGCCTCTATTCGCGAAACTTTGGATACTATCTACATCTGCATGGCTCCCCGCTTTTCATAGATAGAGGCAACAGCACCATTAAGCTCAATCAGTGTGATTTGGCGGAACAGACTGACACTGTAAGCCAGCACATCGTGTTAACACATTTTGAGCACAAACCGACAGTTATTAGTGGCTCAGAAGTTCTGCTCAGTTATTGGCGAAAACTGGCCGAAGCAATTGGGGAGTCTGAAGAAGTCATACTAGTAGGTTATTCCGGCGCGGACGATCATCTGAATGCGATGATTCATAACGCAGCAAATGTTCCGGTGAGGGTCGTTGAGTGGGCCGGTGCAGGAGATGAAGAGGCGCGAATGGAACACTGGACCGAAACTCTTGCCAGTGAGGTGACGCTCGTTAGACGGGAGAATATTCTTGAGTTTCAAGAGTGGTAA
- a CDS encoding MbcA/ParS/Xre antitoxin family protein yields MTAPMHAFAAELGLDPKVFENSACFITAVRTGISGKVLQQALAQFENRQLFAGALNTDLEGLKEYGSFTRLNARQSESLLDSLRILGAVRAVWGSHELAEQWLDSPVQALGGEKPVDLFDSYEGRRWVAQVAKKIEFGDFS; encoded by the coding sequence ATGACAGCCCCCATGCATGCCTTCGCAGCCGAGCTAGGGTTGGACCCGAAGGTTTTCGAGAATTCAGCGTGTTTTATAACGGCGGTTCGAACAGGCATATCCGGCAAAGTGCTTCAGCAAGCTCTCGCCCAATTTGAGAACCGGCAGCTCTTTGCGGGAGCTCTCAACACTGACCTCGAAGGTCTCAAAGAATACGGCTCTTTTACTCGGCTCAATGCCCGACAGTCGGAGAGTCTTCTGGACAGCCTTCGCATACTGGGTGCAGTGCGTGCAGTCTGGGGTTCTCATGAGCTTGCGGAACAATGGCTGGATTCGCCCGTGCAGGCGCTCGGCGGCGAAAAACCTGTAGATTTGTTTGATTCTTACGAGGGGCGCCGATGGGTGGCACAAGTCGCTAAGAAGATTGAATTTGGGGATTTCAGTTAA
- a CDS encoding ankyrin repeat domain-containing protein has translation MNTVFSRFCILIVVASLISACTGRLSMNELLNSPILWAASSCKNMNTESLILTLEEERASRDIPADELGHALGIAIELGPEATDCATILLRAGAGPNHRDFENRTPLHIAAKHNPLFVEELLKAGADPAPVDEYGKTPLDYAVEEYQYGGVDSAVTNLLAASNMRGHKELKGDIPAELYYNGVLYPDPSAVSALDIDSKDTFGRTLLHYAVIHNNPEMLKTLLSLGADPAILDGKHGSGMTPLCYAAQVGGFDEGLRMLASDPRARSVGCGYDDDEDTYRLSAMTWAVSDSLPWTSLRPYHSEPSGVEELIILHEAGLKVASEKSYVPSGEYLEETALFDGNLEMLKTIVELGGSLHSTGHNGRLLLQTAIYQRKDEMFDYLIQHDGLVNKAESYGSTSSERHNSFPLHAAARIGRQDYAKALLSHGAKINVQDDLGNTPLHYAALQVDPETLLVLLGTGGIEKQLRNKEGQTPLQMARSKLEKGLCRCSDSISSLEKAL, from the coding sequence ATGAACACCGTTTTTTCTCGTTTCTGCATTTTGATAGTTGTTGCTTCACTCATTTCAGCTTGTACCGGGCGACTTTCAATGAACGAGCTGCTGAACAGTCCTATCCTCTGGGCAGCGTCCTCTTGCAAAAACATGAATACCGAGTCACTGATATTGACCCTGGAGGAGGAGCGCGCATCCAGAGATATTCCTGCAGACGAATTGGGGCATGCTCTTGGTATAGCAATTGAACTTGGACCTGAAGCCACGGATTGTGCAACGATCCTCCTCAGAGCAGGCGCAGGTCCCAACCATCGAGATTTTGAAAATCGGACGCCTCTTCACATAGCGGCGAAGCATAATCCGCTATTTGTTGAGGAGTTACTTAAGGCAGGCGCTGATCCAGCGCCAGTGGATGAATATGGAAAAACACCTCTTGATTATGCGGTTGAAGAATACCAATACGGGGGAGTTGACAGCGCAGTTACTAACCTACTGGCGGCATCGAATATGCGCGGTCATAAGGAGTTAAAAGGCGATATACCGGCAGAGCTTTACTATAATGGCGTTCTCTATCCAGATCCGTCTGCAGTCTCAGCGCTTGACATTGATTCAAAAGATACATTTGGGCGCACTCTGCTTCACTACGCGGTGATTCACAATAACCCCGAAATGCTCAAAACGCTCCTTTCTCTGGGGGCAGATCCGGCGATTCTGGATGGAAAACACGGTAGCGGCATGACGCCTCTATGTTACGCAGCTCAAGTTGGCGGTTTCGACGAAGGACTGCGAATGCTCGCATCTGATCCGCGAGCGCGATCTGTTGGTTGCGGTTATGACGACGACGAAGACACCTATCGGTTGAGTGCAATGACTTGGGCCGTAAGTGACAGTTTACCGTGGACATCCTTGAGACCCTATCACTCTGAACCTTCAGGCGTTGAAGAACTGATAATATTGCACGAAGCCGGACTGAAAGTAGCTTCCGAAAAAAGCTACGTACCGTCGGGTGAATACCTGGAAGAGACTGCTTTATTTGACGGTAATCTCGAAATGCTTAAAACCATTGTCGAACTTGGCGGTTCACTACACAGCACTGGACATAATGGGCGCCTTCTCCTGCAAACGGCAATATATCAACGTAAAGACGAGATGTTTGATTACCTGATTCAACACGACGGTCTAGTCAATAAAGCAGAGTCTTATGGCAGCACCAGTAGTGAAAGGCATAATTCCTTTCCTCTTCATGCCGCTGCGCGAATCGGGAGACAAGATTACGCCAAAGCACTTCTGTCCCATGGCGCCAAAATCAATGTTCAAGATGACCTCGGTAACACGCCACTTCACTATGCAGCACTACAGGTTGATCCCGAAACCTTGTTGGTCCTTTTGGGCACTGGCGGTATTGAGAAACAACTGCGGAACAAAGAAGGTCAAACACCGCTTCAAATGGCACGATCGAAACTGGAAAAGGGTTTGTGCAGATGTTCTGACTCAATCTCAAGCCTCGAAAAAGCTCTATAA
- a CDS encoding IS3 family transposase (programmed frameshift) produces the protein MERIEVITGVQRRRRYSAQEKAFMVAECERPGMSVSLVARRHGISASLLFRWKKLMKDGGMSAIESGDEVVSASEVKALNKKVRDLERMLGRKTMEAEILREALEVAQSKKVDLAHAVAATGRYPLKRVAEVLKVSRSNLLDRLHGRQKGRCPRYKKQDDDRHLPVIRELCEVRAANGYRRITARLNRLLAANDERVNHKRVYRLMKQDGLLLPRYTGRPQERCHNGQVITLKPDLRWCSDGFEIRCWNKEVVRVAFSLDCCDRELMRYVATTGGVTAEMVQDLLLESLEYRFGQSEHVPHPLEWLTDNGSCYIAKETRAFASSLGFVVCTTPVRSPQSNGMAEAFVKTFKRDYIYLNDLPDAASVMAKLPEWIEDYNRSHPHKGLKMKSPWEYRAELASNE, from the exons GTGGAGAGAATCGAAGTCATAACCGGAGTGCAACGTCGTCGCCGGTATTCCGCACAGGAGAAGGCATTCATGGTTGCTGAGTGTGAGCGGCCAGGCATGTCAGTGTCGCTTGTAGCGCGACGTCATGGTATATCAGCAAGTCTGTTGTTCCGTTGGAAGAAGCTGATGAAAGACGGTGGCATGTCCGCGATTGAATCCGGTGATGAGGTTGTCAGTGCATCCGAGGTGAAGGCCCTGAACAAAAAGGTTCGGGACCTGGAGCGGATGTTGGGCCGCAAGACGATGGAAGCTGAAATACTCCGGGAAGCTCTGGAGGTGGCTCAGTCAA AAAAAGTTGATCTCGCGCATGCCGTTGCTGCCACCGGACGATACCCTCTGAAGCGGGTAGCGGAGGTACTGAAGGTATCGCGCTCCAACCTTCTGGATCGCCTTCACGGCCGCCAGAAAGGTAGATGTCCCAGATACAAAAAACAGGACGATGACCGGCATTTGCCGGTTATCAGAGAGCTGTGTGAAGTCCGTGCGGCCAATGGCTATCGAAGGATTACGGCACGCTTGAATCGGTTGCTTGCAGCCAACGATGAGCGAGTGAACCACAAGCGTGTGTACCGGCTGATGAAGCAGGATGGGCTGTTGTTGCCCCGTTACACGGGCCGGCCTCAGGAGCGTTGTCACAACGGCCAGGTCATTACGTTGAAGCCGGACCTCCGTTGGTGCTCAGACGGCTTCGAGATCCGCTGTTGGAATAAGGAGGTGGTTCGCGTGGCCTTCAGCCTGGACTGCTGTGATCGGGAACTGATGCGCTATGTGGCGACGACCGGGGGAGTCACCGCTGAGATGGTCCAGGACCTGTTGCTGGAAAGCCTGGAATACCGCTTCGGCCAGTCAGAGCATGTTCCACACCCGCTGGAATGGCTGACGGACAATGGCAGCTGCTACATTGCCAAAGAAACGCGAGCGTTCGCATCTTCTCTGGGCTTTGTGGTGTGCACTACGCCTGTGAGAAGCCCGCAGAGCAACGGCATGGCTGAGGCCTTCGTGAAGACGTTCAAAAGGGACTATATTTACCTGAACGATCTTCCCGACGCCGCCTCTGTGATGGCGAAGTTGCCGGAATGGATCGAGGACTATAACCGCAGTCACCCACACAAGGGACTGAAAATGAAATCGCCCTGGGAATACCGGGCGGAACTGGCATCAAATGAATGA